AGCCTGAAGAATCGGCTCAATTCGAGCTTGACCGAGCTAAGGATCTTTTGAGCTAGAAAGTTGTTTATGAACACGAGAAACGACTCTCGaactcaaaaaaaattaaatatttcttcatattttattattataatttaaaattaatgtttttcCAGTGCACACATCATGATTTAAACTCATGAACATGTTATTACAACACGAGCTTGTGATTCAACTCGAAGCTGAGCTCGAGCTCCAGCTAGATTCTGCAACGTCGACTCGTTTAGAGTCCTAGCCTTAGATATACAAACTAACTTAAATATAACAACATTGTTATGAGAAGAAAATTTGTAATGAGTATTGGTTACTTGGTCGAGTACGCCATCTTGCTGCCATCACTCTCTCATATATTTCTTTAATTCGGGTCAATTTTGTTCCTAATGACAGGCTAAGAATGTACTTCCTTACAGAGGAACTAGGGATGTTGAGACTTGAATTTAGTTCAATACAATGTGAAGAACGagtaattaaaaaaagaaactatatataattgtttttttatacaaaaaattcaagaacACTAGACGATATTATCAATCTATTTTATTTACTATTAGAATGCCTATCCAAGAATTCAAACATTCGAATTTACATGATATGCCCGGTTGGTTTTTTGCTATTCATTCTAGTGGGTTAAAGAAGACACGAAGCTAAATCAGAGTTTACATCACGGATATTTGACGATTTCATGACGCTTGAACGATTTCCGGCCATGTTTAGTCCATATGTATATACATTGTTCTACTTTACACCCTTTTCCTTCTGGTTCTTTTAAAGGTTAACCAAGAATGATCATTGGAGAGGGGATTTGGTTTTTTGCGAAGATGGCGTAGGCATCACTGTAGATAGCAATCGTACATGAGAAGACAGCTAAACCAACCATGAAAACACCCAAGATTTTGTCTTTCTTTGAAGCAATGCTGTGAGAGTCCCTGAAGCAAACATAGGAAAATAAGATGTCCACCATTTTACATCAAAACCAGATGCTATATATGTTAATCATTAGGGACGTAAATGAGTCGAATTCAAGAGCCAGCTTTCgaaattttgaaaaagtttaCATAGTGAAGTTCGAGTATAAGATAGTTCAAGCGCTAATTATGTTGAATTCAGGCCAGCTTGACTCACTTTACGCCTCCATGTTCGTGTCCAGTTGTTTTTTTGCAAGAAAAAGGTGTACCTTAAAGTGATGATAGCTGGAAATATGAAACTGAGGCAGACAGCTGCAGTTGCTCCGGTAAATTGGAAGGCATCCCAAATACTGGGAATGAAATTAGCACCTAAGAAAATAACAGAAATGAGCCCTGCTGTTATCAATCCAAACCGAATGTTATCTCTGGCCAAAGGTGCAGAAGATGGAAAGAGCAGGCCATCCAAGTTCAGGCGAAGTGGATAGAATATAATCGGGAATACGAGCATCAGGTGAAGTGTGTAGCTAGCACGAACCACATCATTTAACTGAGCACTATAAGGGATACCAAGATCGATATCGAAATTTGACAGAACATCATCAAGAGTAGAATCACCAAACAGAAGGAAACCAAAGCAGCTTGTCATGACGTAAATGACTGAGCATAGTGCTAATGAAACTTGGACCACATATTTCATCTTGGAAGGATTTTGAAGCTCGTTTTCGATGCTGTGTACTGCAAGAAAAGGCCATTTAGAATAATGTCCTGGCTTGAATCTATGCCAGAAAATATAGTTGTGATATCAGTGCTACCCAAATCATTCAAATAATATAGAACTCTAATATTACATTCTGATCATGGTAACAGAGGGACACCAACACATGAAAGAGGGGCCATTGTAGCCAAGAACAATCTTTCAGCCTAAGCAGTAAAAAAATAAGACATATATCTCTTCTACAAAATGTGTGAAACGACATTTTTATTCAAAGATTAGTACCGTTGAAATGGCAAACGTAAGATGTTACTAGGACAGGGACAACAGTGAAGAGTCTCCAAACTGAATTAATATCAGTGACATTAGGGAGAAATCTTGGCATTGCTATGGAGCCCTGTGAAAATTTAACAGCAACAATGCCCATAGTAATAAGAAGAAACACAAACGCCAGCAGAACCGCAACTGCAGATGTGTGCCTCAAAGAATCTGCAAGACCAGATGGCAGATATCGGTGAAAAAGTCCGaaagtaattaaaatgaaagAGAGTTAGAATTTGCAGTCAAGACACCAAAATTCCACAAAGACAATCCTACAAAATTAATCCAATCTATCACTTATCAGAATCTTTCTTTATCAATGAATACAAGGCATAATCCATAAATCTAGTATATTCGACAACCAGAAAATCAGATTCGAGATCACAATTATGTTAGTTAACCGAATATATTCATCCAATAATGGTTTGTATGCCAGAAAGAAGTATGAAAAGGCCTTGAAAAACTATACCAACCAGTTTCTTATGTCATGATTTCATTGATATAAATGCAATCGTGATATTTCAAAAtactgatattttttttattaatttagagTATACCGATGCGCTTGAAGCATGCCAATGGAGTAAATACAACAAGAGTTATCACCACAAGAACAAAGAAGCGCCCATTCCACCAATGCTCCCCAAACCAGCCTTCTAGAACACCAGCATGATGAACCCCACTTGAAGATGTTCCGGATAGCACATCACCTTCACAAAATCAatcaaaaattcaagaaatattcccataaatataatttatacaaCCATTTCCATATTCATGTTTTTCGATAAAGCATACTTAAattcaacaacaacaaaaacaaacacATACCGATGATTATCATGTATACGATCAATATCCCAATATTGTTAATCACCACACAAAGCTGCAAAATTCTCCTACCCCAAATCCCAAATGCGTCCCCCATCACACTTCCGTAAGAATCTGCCGCACTAGCCTTACTAAACCGCAATAACATGCCCACAGAAAATTCTGTGAGGAACGCAACAAACACTATGATTACAACACCAAGACCTAAGCCTAGAACTTTCATGGCAGCAGGCAGCGCCATGATTCCGGCGCCTATTATAGTCGTCGACAAGTTAAAAACCGAGCCAGTAAATGAAGCCCCAACGAATTCTTGATTATTTAAGACACTTCTTTCACTTTTCTTGGGCAAAAGAGGGATTATTTCATCATCCACAGTGACTGAAACTGCCTCTTTCTTGAACTTTACACCCCCATCCATTGCCTTGTTCGTCATGGGTCGGATTCTAAAACTGAAACTCAACTGCTGAAAGTGAATATTTGTTGTACCAAATCTGGCATTCAAAGTGCAGCCGAATATGGATATAATGGAGGTACGTACAAAAAGGCAAAAGGATCACGTTTTAGTGGCGCACGTCAGCGTTCTTATCAGCGGCTTGATGTGACTCAAACCAAGAACAGAGGCTGTTGAAATTCAGAGTGGGCGGCCACGACTTTTTGTCATTCTCGTTCTTTTCTCCAATGATCGCCGATTAAACTATTATGCTGAGTTGCGTATGTGGCGAATAGTTTGCGTTTTCTTCTGTATCAGATCAAAAGATAGGACTGTAGTTTGAACCATGACGCGTGTGGCTTCAACACGTAACAAATtgtaaaatatcaaatttaatcgtttcaaataaaaaaatgtaactaatatattatattgaaataatttgtttatttatttagatttaGATAGATATgaccataaaaaaataaaaataaaataaatgtcagaTGGTCTCGACATTTTTTATTCGTGTAACGAGtcaattttattcatatttgtattaaaaattaacatttttgatataataaataatatttttttccacaaaattgatatatgagactgtctcacatgagtttttggttaaaaaaaatcaattgaaaTCTTTGTGACAaatgattttatgtatttatgCATAACAAACTATTTAATCTGATTGAGATAATATTATGCATTTTGAGGAATATATTTGAGTTTAGAAAAGTAAAACTATATCATAAAAGTGATGTTTAATTCCATGGTACTTTCTTGTTTTGGAGAGTTAGTTCCTCTTTGATGGGAAGTGAAAACAGAATCATATGTTCCACCGGATACAATGGCTTTGGCTGCtttcatttttgtaaatataagaaataaaatGAATACTTGTCTTCATTTCTACTTTTAATTCATCTTAATATatacttttgattttcaaatcttTCGGTATAATcgctatttttttattattttattgtcaCTCTCCTCAAACACTTTACTGATTCTAATAATTCTACGCACATGTTGTGTGCATGTGTAGTTGTTTTGATAGTGtgtaattttttgaatttttgtataaataatatagaaattatataaaatataaatgtgtATAATTTGTGGGGGATGTgttgaatataaatttttttagtaagATAAGGATAatatattatcatttaaaaaaaattcatatcaagaTATCAATTTAGTTAGTATTATGTGTAGATTATTTATATAACAAATATAGTACATATGTTGTTTTTATCATAGTATAAATCAGCAAATAACATTTTGTAACTTTATAATATCCCACAAATTAAAAAAGATTCTAAAATCAATTATAAATCTTCAATATCAATTTTTCACCATCTTTAACTTTTTTGGTGAAAGTTTTAACATTATATGAATGGGTTATGGGTAAAAAGATTCTTCAGGGCGGAGATAGATCAGATAAACAAGCCAAAAAGAACCCTTCGAAGTGGAAGAGAAAAACCAGGAGTGTGCAAAAGAAGACAAGCGTGGGTTTGGTTTAAAACGAGGAATGGAACCAGACAAAGAAATAGAAGGAAATGAAAGTACACACAAGGGGTGCATGATACTAAATAACACTTCCATCGACATCACTCCCTTACCGGTGGCGGCTGCCATGCAACCCCACCGATCACAAAATTGTATCGTTTGGAATGTCTGGGCGTTCCGTGAACTGCAGCAGCTCATTGCCGATAAGTCTCCTTCACTTCTGTTCTTGTGTGAAACACGTTTGAATGAACATTTTAGAAACATTTGTTCGGGttcacgggttgctttgttGTTGATAGTGAAGGAAAGAGTGATGGATTAATCCTAATATG
The nucleotide sequence above comes from Primulina huaijiensis isolate GDHJ02 unplaced genomic scaffold, ASM1229523v2 scaffold35959, whole genome shotgun sequence. Encoded proteins:
- the LOC140968389 gene encoding amino acid transporter AVT6A-like; protein product: MTNKAMDGGVKFKKEAVSVTVDDEIIPLLPKKSERSVLNNQEFVGASFTGSVFNLSTTIIGAGIMALPAAMKVLGLGLGVVIIVFVAFLTEFSVGMLLRFSKASAADSYGSVMGDAFGIWGRRILQLCVVINNIGILIVYMIIIGDVLSGTSSSGVHHAGVLEGWFGEHWWNGRFFVLVVITLVVFTPLACFKRIDSLRHTSAVAVLLAFVFLLITMGIVAVKFSQGSIAMPRFLPNVTDINSVWRLFTVVPVLVTSYVCHFNVHSIENELQNPSKMKYVVQVSLALCSVIYVMTSCFGFLLFGDSTLDDVLSNFDIDLGIPYSAQLNDVVRASYTLHLMLVFPIIFYPLRLNLDGLLFPSSAPLARDNIRFGLITAGLISVIFLGANFIPSIWDAFQFTGATAAVCLSFIFPAIITLRDSHSIASKKDKILGVFMVGLAVFSCTIAIYSDAYAIFAKNQIPSPMIILG